Proteins encoded in a region of the Panthera uncia isolate 11264 chromosome B2 unlocalized genomic scaffold, Puncia_PCG_1.0 HiC_scaffold_24, whole genome shotgun sequence genome:
- the FUT9 gene encoding 4-galactosyl-N-acetylglucosaminide 3-alpha-L-fucosyltransferase 9, which yields MKSYGPVNLSLAFEVIDHHLPHFNEKIMTSASKGILRPFLIVCIILGCFMACLLIYIKPTNSWIFSPMESASSVLKMKNFFSTKTDYFNETTILIWVWPFGQTFDLTSCQTMFNIQGCHLTTDRSLYNKSHAVLIHHRDISWDLTNLPQQARPPFQKWIWMNLESPTHTPQKSGIEHLFNLTLTYRRDSDIQVPYGFLTVSTNPFVFEVPSKEKLVCWVVSNWNPEHARVKYYNELSKSIEIHTYGQAFGEYVNDKNLIPTISTCKFYLSFENSIHKDYITEKLYNAFLAGSVPVVLGPSRENYENYIPADSFIHVEDYNSPSELAKYLKEVDKNNKLYLSYFNWRKDFTVNLPRFWESHACLACDHVKRHQEYKSVGNLEKWFWN from the exons atgaaatccTATGGCCCAGTAAATCTCTCACTTGCTTTTGAAGTCATAGACCACCACTTGCCCCACTTTAATG AAAAAATTATGACATCAGCATCCAAAGGAATTCTCCGTCCATTTTTAATTGTCTGCATTATCCTGGGTTGTTTCATGGCATGTCTGCTCATTTACATCAAGCCCACCAACAGCTGGATCTTCAGTCCAATGGAGTCAGCCAGCTCAgtgctgaaaatgaaaaacttcttcTCCACCAAAACtgattattttaatgaaactaCTATCCTGATTTGGGTGTGGCCATTTGGGCAGACCTTTGACCTTACATCTTGCCAAACAATGTTCAACATCCAAGGATGCCATCTTACCACAGACCGTTCCCTATACAACAAATCTCATGCAGTTCTGATCCATCACCGAGACATCAGTTGGGATCTGACTAACTTGCCTCAGCAGGCTAGGCCACCCTTCCAGAAATGGATTTGGATGAATTTGGAATCACCAACCCACACGCCCCAGAAGAGTGGCATTGAGCACCTGTTCAACTTGACTCTGACTTACCGCCGTGACTCAGATATCCAAGTGCCTTATGGCTTCTTGACGGTGAGCACAAACCCCTTCGTGTTTGAAGTGCCAAGCAAAGAGAAGTTAGTGTGCTGGGTTGTAAGTAACTGGAATCCTGAGCATGCGAGGGTCAAGTATTACAATGAGCTGAGCAAAAGCATTGAAATCCATACATACGGGCAAGCATTTGGAGAGTATGTGAATGATAAAAATTTGATTCCTACCATATCTACTTGCAAATTTTATCTGTCTTTTGAAAACTCAATCCACAAAGATTACATCACAGAAAAGCTCTACAATGCTTTTCTAGCCGGCTCTGTCCCTGTTGTTTTGGGGCCGTCTAGGGAAAATTATGAGAATTATATTCCagcagattcattcattcatgtggaaGATTATAACTCTCCCAGTGAGCTCGCAAAATATCTGAAAGAAGTTGACAAAAACAATAAGTTATACCTTAGTTACTTTAACTGGAGGAAGGATTTCACAGTAAACCTTCCACGATTTTGGGAATCACATGCATGCTTGGCTTGTGATCATGTGAAAAGGCATCAAGAATATAAATCTGTGGGTAATTTAGAGAAATGGTTTTGGAATTAA